In one window of Microbacterium natoriense DNA:
- a CDS encoding phosphoglycerate kinase, whose product MTLRTLDSLGPLEGKRVIVRCDLNVPLRDGVITDDGRVRASLPTLNALINAGARVIVCSHLGRPDGAPDPQYSLEPVAQRLSELLGKPVAFARDTVGESAKDAVASLEDGGVVVIENLRFNAGETAKDDAERAAFAGQLAELGDVLVSDGFGVVHRKQASVYDLAQLLPSAAGLLIAAELDVLDRLTENPERPYAVVLGGSKVSDKLGVISHLLPRVDRILVGGGMLFTFLKAQGHEVASSLLEEDQLDTVRGYIAEAAERGVELVLPTDVVVAEKFSADAAHEVVAADAIESTAFGASGIGLDIGPETAARFADVVRGSKTVFWNGPMGVFEFPAFAAGTKAVAQALTEVDGLSVVGGGDSAAAVRQLGFADDQFGHISTGGGASLEFLEGKKLPGLEVLGWV is encoded by the coding sequence ATGACTCTGCGCACCCTGGACTCTCTGGGTCCGCTCGAGGGCAAGCGCGTCATCGTCCGTTGTGACCTGAACGTCCCGCTTCGGGATGGGGTCATAACGGACGATGGTCGTGTTCGCGCCTCGCTGCCGACTCTCAACGCACTCATCAACGCGGGTGCCCGCGTCATCGTGTGCTCGCACCTGGGCCGCCCCGATGGGGCCCCCGATCCGCAGTACAGCCTCGAGCCGGTCGCGCAGCGGCTGTCCGAGCTGCTGGGCAAGCCGGTCGCGTTCGCGCGCGACACGGTGGGCGAGTCGGCGAAGGATGCCGTCGCCTCCCTGGAGGACGGCGGAGTCGTCGTCATCGAGAACCTGCGATTCAACGCGGGGGAGACGGCGAAGGACGATGCCGAGCGCGCCGCATTCGCGGGGCAGCTCGCAGAACTCGGCGACGTGCTCGTCTCCGACGGGTTCGGCGTCGTGCACCGCAAGCAGGCGAGCGTCTACGACTTGGCTCAGCTGCTTCCGTCGGCGGCCGGTCTGCTGATCGCCGCAGAGCTCGACGTGCTCGACCGTCTCACCGAGAACCCCGAGCGCCCGTACGCGGTCGTGCTCGGCGGGTCGAAGGTGAGCGACAAGCTCGGCGTGATCTCGCACCTGCTTCCTCGCGTCGACCGGATCCTCGTCGGCGGCGGGATGCTGTTCACCTTCTTGAAGGCGCAGGGCCACGAGGTGGCCTCGAGTCTCCTCGAGGAGGACCAGCTCGACACCGTCCGCGGCTACATCGCCGAGGCGGCCGAACGCGGCGTGGAGCTCGTGCTGCCGACCGACGTCGTCGTGGCGGAGAAGTTCTCTGCAGACGCGGCGCACGAGGTCGTCGCGGCGGATGCGATCGAGTCGACGGCCTTCGGCGCGTCCGGCATCGGTCTCGACATCGGTCCTGAGACGGCGGCGAGATTCGCCGACGTCGTACGCGGTTCGAAGACGGTGTTCTGGAACGGCCCCATGGGCGTGTTCGAGTTCCCCGCGTTCGCAGCCGGTACCAAGGCCGTGGCACAGGCGCTCACCGAGGTCGACGGACTCAGCGTCGTCGGCGGCGGCGATTCGGCCGCTGCGGTGCGTCAGCTCGGCTTCGCCGACGACCAGTTCGGTCACATCTCGACCGGTGGCGGCGCAAGCCTCGAGTTCCTCGAGGGCAAGAAACTACCCGGCCTGGAGGTGCTCGGATGGGTCTGA
- the gap gene encoding type I glyceraldehyde-3-phosphate dehydrogenase, whose amino-acid sequence MSVKIGINGFGRIGRNFLRAALAQGADLDIVAVNDLTDNKTLAHLLKYDSVGGVLDAEISYDDDSITVNGKKIKAFADRDPANLPWGELGVDIVIESTGFFTKAELAKKHIEAGAKKVLISAPGTGVDGTFVMGVNEDTYDPATQHIISNASCTTNCLAPLAQVFNDAFGIDRGFMMTAHAYTADQNLQDGPHGDLRRARAAAINIVPASTGAAKAIGEVLPELNGKLSGSSYRVPVPTGSIVDLTLVTDRENLTVDEVNEAYKKAAADGRLAGYLQYNEDQIVSSDIVHNPHSSIFDSTLTNVSGNLVKVSSWYDNEWGYSNRLVDLTEYVAERL is encoded by the coding sequence GTGTCTGTCAAGATCGGTATCAACGGCTTCGGCCGCATCGGACGTAACTTCCTTCGTGCGGCTCTCGCACAGGGCGCTGACCTCGACATCGTCGCAGTCAACGACCTCACTGACAACAAGACCCTCGCGCACCTGCTGAAGTACGACTCGGTCGGCGGCGTCCTCGACGCCGAGATCAGTTACGACGACGACAGCATCACGGTCAACGGCAAGAAGATCAAGGCCTTCGCAGACCGCGACCCCGCCAACCTCCCCTGGGGCGAGCTGGGCGTCGACATCGTCATCGAGTCGACCGGCTTCTTCACCAAGGCGGAGCTCGCCAAGAAGCACATCGAGGCAGGCGCCAAGAAGGTCCTGATCTCGGCACCGGGCACCGGCGTCGACGGCACGTTCGTCATGGGCGTGAACGAGGACACCTACGACCCCGCCACGCAGCACATCATCTCCAACGCGTCGTGCACCACCAACTGCCTCGCACCGCTCGCGCAGGTCTTCAACGACGCATTCGGCATCGACCGCGGCTTCATGATGACCGCTCACGCCTACACCGCAGACCAGAACCTGCAGGACGGTCCGCACGGTGACCTGCGTCGCGCCCGCGCCGCAGCGATCAACATCGTCCCCGCATCCACCGGCGCCGCGAAGGCGATCGGCGAGGTGCTGCCGGAGCTCAACGGCAAGCTGTCCGGCTCGTCGTACCGCGTCCCGGTCCCCACCGGCTCGATCGTCGACCTCACGCTGGTCACCGACCGCGAGAATCTCACGGTCGACGAGGTCAACGAGGCGTACAAGAAGGCCGCCGCAGACGGTCGCCTCGCCGGCTACCTGCAGTACAACGAGGACCAGATCGTCTCCAGCGACATCGTGCACAACCCGCACTCCTCGATCTTCGACTCCACTCTGACCAACGTCAGCGGCAACCTCGTCAAGGTCTCGAGCTGGTACGACAACGAGTGGGGCTACTCCAACCGTCTCGTCGACCTGACCGAGTACGTCGCCGAGCGTCTCTGA
- a CDS encoding superoxide dismutase, producing MAVYTLPDLPYDFAALEPHISGKIMELHHDKHHAAYVTGANAALDGLAEARETGNLANVNKLEKDLAFNLGGHVNHSIFWTNLSPNGGGEPEGELRAAIDEFFGSFEKFQAHFTANALGIQGSGWSVLSWDSIGQRLIIQQLFDQQSNAAQGTVPLFQLDMWEHAFYLDYLNVKADYVKAAWNIANWENVARRFETAREKTSGLLVLS from the coding sequence ATGGCTGTTTACACGCTCCCCGACCTTCCTTACGACTTCGCGGCGCTCGAACCGCACATCAGCGGCAAGATCATGGAACTCCACCATGACAAGCACCACGCGGCCTACGTCACGGGCGCGAACGCGGCGCTCGACGGTCTCGCAGAGGCTCGTGAGACGGGCAACCTCGCGAACGTCAACAAGCTCGAGAAGGACCTCGCGTTCAACCTCGGCGGGCACGTCAACCACTCGATCTTCTGGACCAACCTCTCCCCGAACGGCGGCGGCGAGCCCGAGGGGGAGCTCCGTGCGGCGATCGACGAGTTCTTCGGCTCCTTCGAGAAGTTCCAGGCGCACTTCACCGCGAACGCCTTGGGAATCCAGGGCTCCGGCTGGTCGGTGCTCAGCTGGGACTCGATCGGGCAGCGCCTGATCATCCAGCAGCTGTTCGACCAGCAGTCCAACGCGGCCCAGGGTACGGTGCCGCTGTTCCAGCTCGACATGTGGGAGCACGCCTTCTACCTCGACTACCTCAACGTCAAGGCCGACTACGTCAAGGCGGCGTGGAACATCGCCAACTGGGAGAACGTGGCTCGGCGCTTCGAAACAGCCCGTGAGAAGACCTCGGGCCTGCTGGTACTGTCGTAA
- the whiA gene encoding DNA-binding protein WhiA, with the protein MALTTDVKAELVSIRNAPPTVRVSEVTAVLRFAGGLHSIAGRVAVEAEVDAEVLAQRVAKDLAEIYGVRPEIAQVQSSTANEGARWAVRVISAGETLARQTGLLDQRRRPVRGLPNRLTTGSRAEVAGLWRGAFLAAGTLSEPGRSAMLEVACPSSEAAMALVGAAHRLGVAAKAREVRGMPRVVVREGEAIRSILSEMGAHRTAAAWEEMRQRREVRAGVNRLVNFDDANLRRSAQAAVAACARVERALEILADDVPDHLKVAGELRLAHRDASLDELGHHADPPMTKDAVAGRIRRLLAMADKRAQVEGIPGTEAAVPAGLDV; encoded by the coding sequence GTGGCACTAACCACCGACGTCAAGGCTGAGCTCGTCAGCATCCGCAATGCACCCCCCACGGTGCGTGTCTCCGAGGTCACCGCTGTGCTCCGCTTCGCCGGCGGCCTGCACTCGATCGCCGGCCGCGTCGCCGTCGAGGCCGAGGTGGATGCCGAGGTGCTCGCCCAGCGCGTGGCAAAGGACCTCGCCGAGATCTACGGCGTGCGCCCGGAGATCGCCCAGGTGCAGTCGAGCACGGCGAATGAAGGCGCGCGCTGGGCGGTCCGTGTGATCTCCGCGGGCGAGACGCTCGCGCGCCAGACGGGACTTCTCGACCAGCGCCGACGTCCTGTGCGGGGGCTTCCGAACCGGCTCACCACGGGGTCGCGGGCAGAGGTCGCCGGGCTCTGGCGTGGAGCGTTCCTCGCCGCCGGAACCCTCAGCGAGCCCGGGCGCTCGGCGATGCTCGAGGTGGCCTGCCCCTCGTCGGAGGCGGCCATGGCCCTGGTCGGCGCGGCCCACCGACTCGGCGTCGCCGCGAAGGCCCGTGAAGTGCGCGGGATGCCCCGCGTCGTCGTGCGCGAGGGCGAGGCCATCCGCAGCATCCTCAGCGAGATGGGGGCCCACCGCACGGCCGCCGCCTGGGAGGAGATGCGTCAGCGCCGCGAGGTCCGTGCCGGGGTCAACCGGCTCGTGAACTTCGACGACGCGAACCTGCGTCGCTCGGCGCAGGCCGCGGTCGCGGCGTGCGCGCGTGTCGAGCGCGCGCTGGAGATCCTCGCCGACGACGTGCCCGATCATCTGAAGGTCGCGGGCGAGCTGCGTCTTGCGCATCGCGACGCGAGTCTCGACGAGCTGGGTCATCACGCCGATCCGCCCATGACCAAGGACGCTGTGGCGGGCCGCATCCGCCGTCTGCTCGCGATGGCTGACAAGCGCGCCCAGGTGGAGGGCATTCCCGGTACCGAAGCAGCCGTGCCAGCGGGGCTGGACGTCTGA
- the rapZ gene encoding RNase adapter RapZ — MADGDTGEFLIVTGMSGAGRTTVANALEDLGWYVVDNLPPQILRPLLDLTDMGGDALPKIAAVVDVRGRNLFDDFPGVARALRSRGSVRVLFLDASDDVLVRRFEAVRRPHPLQDDGTLLDGIRTERAKLAPIREAADLVIDTSSLNIHQLATQVSDLFSEEGAARHRVTLLSFGFKYGLPTDVDLVADMRFLPNPFWNEELRGQTGQDEAVRDYVLSREGATEFLDAYAAALTPVLEGYQRENKSHSTVAIGCTGGKHRSVAMSEELARRLAAVPGVAVNVRHRDLGRE; from the coding sequence ATGGCAGACGGGGACACGGGCGAGTTCCTCATCGTCACAGGCATGTCGGGTGCCGGGCGCACCACGGTCGCGAACGCGCTCGAGGACCTCGGATGGTACGTCGTCGACAACCTGCCGCCGCAGATACTGCGCCCGCTTCTCGACCTCACCGACATGGGCGGTGACGCGCTGCCGAAGATCGCCGCGGTCGTCGATGTTCGCGGACGCAACCTGTTCGACGACTTCCCGGGCGTGGCGAGAGCCCTTCGGTCCCGGGGATCGGTGCGAGTGCTGTTCCTCGACGCCTCCGACGACGTGCTGGTGCGGCGGTTCGAAGCCGTGCGCCGACCTCATCCGCTGCAGGACGACGGCACTCTCCTCGACGGCATCCGAACCGAGCGCGCCAAGCTGGCGCCGATTCGCGAGGCGGCCGACCTCGTGATCGACACGTCCTCGCTGAACATCCATCAGCTGGCGACCCAGGTCTCCGACCTCTTCTCCGAAGAGGGAGCGGCGCGCCATCGCGTCACGCTGCTGAGCTTCGGCTTCAAGTACGGGCTGCCGACCGATGTCGACCTCGTAGCGGACATGCGGTTCCTGCCGAACCCGTTCTGGAACGAAGAGCTGCGCGGTCAGACCGGGCAGGACGAGGCAGTGCGCGACTATGTGCTCTCTCGCGAGGGGGCGACCGAGTTCCTCGACGCGTACGCCGCCGCGCTCACGCCCGTGCTCGAGGGGTATCAGCGCGAGAACAAGAGCCACTCGACCGTGGCGATCGGCTGCACGGGCGGGAAGCACCGCTCCGTGGCGATGAGCGAGGAGCTCGCGCGACGCCTCGCGGCGGTCCCCGGAGTGGCCGTGAACGTGCGTCACAGAGACCTGGGCAGGGAGTAG